From one Desulfobulbaceae bacterium genomic stretch:
- a CDS encoding PHP domain-containing protein has product MNYIDLHTHSSYSDGTLCPSAIVDAASEKKISTLSITDHDTMAATAEAIDCCKKCGVEYLPGVEISTHIKTMSVHILGYYLDHNSDPLLSFLETIQQARTERNEKIFLRLNRLGIKLSLSDISNSHNPSSQIGRPHIAQLLVNKRVVKSERDAFSRYLKKNAAAYVQRAQMPTATAIAAIRAAGGIAVLAHPASLGLSEKSLAQLIDQLKEDGLTGVEIFHPLQSDKNIAFLEKLCHKNDLVTTGGSDFHGRDRDKTNIGEYGYNKLISGSLITALNRY; this is encoded by the coding sequence ATGAATTATATTGACCTTCACACACACTCGTCATACTCCGACGGCACCCTCTGCCCTTCCGCCATTGTTGATGCTGCTTCAGAAAAAAAAATCAGCACTCTGTCAATTACTGACCATGACACAATGGCCGCAACAGCTGAGGCCATCGACTGCTGCAAAAAGTGTGGTGTTGAATATCTTCCGGGAGTAGAGATCAGCACTCATATCAAAACCATGTCTGTGCATATTCTCGGCTACTATCTTGACCATAACTCCGATCCATTGCTGAGTTTTTTAGAGACAATTCAACAGGCACGAACAGAGCGAAACGAAAAAATATTCTTACGCCTCAATCGACTGGGGATCAAGCTTTCACTTTCTGACATCTCAAACAGCCACAACCCATCATCACAGATTGGCCGCCCCCATATAGCCCAACTACTCGTCAACAAAAGGGTTGTAAAATCAGAGCGGGACGCCTTCAGCCGTTATCTCAAAAAAAATGCCGCGGCCTATGTGCAGCGCGCCCAAATGCCGACAGCAACAGCAATAGCAGCTATTCGAGCCGCAGGAGGAATAGCGGTTCTTGCCCACCCAGCGAGCCTGGGGCTATCTGAAAAATCGCTGGCCCAATTGATTGACCAGTTAAAAGAGGACGGGCTGACCGGTGTCGAGATATTTCACCCTCTGCAGTCAGACAAAAATATCGCTTTTTTAGAGAAACTCTGTCATAAAAACGATTTAGTAACAACAGGCGGCAGTGATTTTCATGGAAGAGATCGTGACAAAACAAATATTGGTGAGTATGGCTACAATAAACTCATTTCGGGTTCACTCATCACTGCCCTTAATAGATATTAA
- a CDS encoding DNA internalization-related competence protein ComEC/Rec2: protein MLAIILAVRISLFRQFKRWSSPYLLLAFFFLVGGIHGTLGNKQPEDPNHVRQLITQRQELSITGTLLQSPELSPDKTTLLIDSHQIIEPNTSYPAIGLVRIAVNGRIAPDIQPGDSIICRAWLTPVSTYGVPGAFDYKKFMAQKSIWVTGWAKSPLLVKKIVSPKPHTFKEKARFFSERTRYRINLFLTQTLNPRQSGIYKAILTGDRSGLSPEINESFKASGATHLLAISGIHIGLLALISTFLFTILLKRSEKILLRFSAPKLAAGLSLIPLILYATVAGFGPPVVRSLIMVTVFIVAFICNRQWSISNNIAIAALIILAFDPTLLATASFQLSFCAVSAIALFAPQLKRITNSPPSSAPNRTSISNKIRRWAMASLLISIIASAGTAPIILSHFNRISLLSPITTLLVEPLLCIWSLTLGLFGALAVPLPQLSALIFQAGALGIDLAIAITSSLAKLPIASIWGPAPHPIQTFSWYLLLIQIASWHHPQFQRVKKTSLIIGLAGLAIPAFVSFNPNSKDMQVTVLDVGQGSAVILQLPDKRTFLVDGGQKTYSKSETYSFNVGERIIAPYLWHNQITKLSGVLISHHDADHYNGLSFILERFKPDNLWINSRYTEIDASGADSYSLLLDKAEKLGIAVSTPVQGENLLSGSAAKLVVVSQIRQDTTISKSDLTNDDSLVLRLEFGKKSFLFPSDIEKKGELSIIKLGAEQIDTDVLVAPHHGSKTSSSPGFLEAVSPEVIVVSAGKNSNGIFPSNETMQAYKKIGSKVFLTAESGTVFFKTDGTNLTTTTFF from the coding sequence ATGCTCGCGATTATTCTCGCCGTCAGGATATCTCTCTTCAGGCAGTTTAAACGCTGGTCAAGCCCATACCTCCTTCTCGCATTCTTCTTCCTGGTCGGTGGCATACACGGAACTCTCGGCAACAAACAACCAGAAGACCCCAACCATGTTCGCCAACTGATCACCCAACGACAGGAACTCTCCATAACTGGCACGTTATTGCAAAGTCCGGAACTGAGCCCCGACAAAACAACCCTGCTGATCGACTCGCATCAAATAATTGAACCAAACACCAGCTATCCAGCCATCGGCCTTGTTCGTATTGCCGTCAATGGCAGAATTGCCCCCGACATTCAACCCGGAGACAGCATTATCTGCCGGGCCTGGCTGACACCTGTATCAACCTACGGTGTCCCTGGGGCATTTGACTACAAAAAGTTCATGGCCCAAAAATCGATCTGGGTTACGGGTTGGGCAAAATCACCTCTTTTAGTTAAAAAAATTGTTTCTCCGAAGCCCCATACTTTTAAGGAAAAGGCTCGATTTTTTTCTGAGAGAACACGTTACCGAATAAACCTTTTTCTCACCCAGACACTCAACCCTCGTCAATCCGGTATTTATAAAGCAATTCTCACAGGTGACAGATCCGGGCTCTCACCTGAAATCAATGAATCTTTCAAAGCCAGTGGCGCAACTCATCTTTTGGCTATTTCAGGCATTCACATCGGCCTTCTTGCTCTTATTAGTACGTTTCTATTTACCATCCTCCTGAAACGTTCAGAGAAAATACTCCTGCGCTTCTCGGCACCGAAGCTTGCAGCCGGGCTTTCATTAATTCCGTTGATTCTCTATGCCACAGTTGCTGGTTTTGGCCCTCCGGTAGTCCGCTCCTTAATCATGGTTACGGTGTTCATCGTGGCCTTCATATGTAATCGTCAGTGGTCAATTTCCAACAATATCGCTATTGCCGCACTTATCATTTTAGCATTTGACCCCACCCTGCTCGCCACTGCATCGTTCCAGCTCTCGTTCTGTGCCGTCTCGGCAATTGCACTCTTTGCCCCACAGCTCAAGAGAATTACCAACTCACCACCTTCATCGGCGCCAAACCGCACATCAATCTCCAACAAAATCAGGCGCTGGGCGATGGCCTCGCTACTGATCTCCATCATAGCCAGCGCCGGCACCGCCCCCATAATCTTGAGTCATTTTAACAGAATATCCCTATTAAGCCCGATCACAACATTACTTGTCGAGCCCCTACTCTGCATCTGGTCACTCACCTTAGGGCTGTTCGGGGCATTAGCAGTTCCCCTGCCTCAACTATCTGCGCTTATCTTTCAGGCAGGGGCTCTTGGCATTGATCTGGCCATCGCCATCACCTCTTCACTTGCCAAACTGCCAATCGCTTCCATATGGGGCCCGGCACCTCATCCCATCCAGACCTTTTCATGGTATCTACTGCTCATACAAATTGCCTCATGGCACCATCCACAATTTCAACGAGTAAAAAAAACTAGCCTTATTATCGGCCTTGCCGGCCTGGCGATTCCTGCTTTTGTCTCATTTAACCCTAACAGCAAAGATATGCAGGTTACCGTTCTTGATGTTGGCCAAGGCAGTGCTGTCATCCTGCAACTGCCCGACAAAAGAACATTTTTAGTCGATGGCGGTCAAAAAACGTACAGCAAGTCAGAAACCTACAGCTTCAATGTAGGAGAGCGGATTATTGCACCATATTTATGGCATAATCAGATTACTAAGCTCAGTGGTGTACTTATCTCTCATCATGATGCCGATCACTATAACGGGCTTAGTTTTATTCTCGAAAGGTTCAAGCCAGACAATCTCTGGATCAACTCCAGATACACTGAGATAGATGCCTCTGGGGCAGACAGTTACAGTCTGTTACTTGATAAGGCAGAAAAACTCGGCATTGCCGTCTCAACCCCGGTTCAGGGAGAGAATCTACTGTCCGGCTCAGCTGCGAAATTAGTTGTTGTTTCACAGATCAGGCAGGACACTACCATCTCAAAATCAGACCTAACAAACGATGACAGCTTGGTTTTACGATTAGAGTTTGGCAAAAAATCGTTTCTTTTTCCGAGCGATATCGAAAAGAAAGGGGAACTATCGATCATCAAGCTGGGCGCAGAGCAAATTGACACAGACGTACTTGTCGCACCGCACCACGGCAGCAAAACTTCAAGCAGCCCGGGTTTTTTAGAAGCTGTCTCACCAGAGGTTATTGTGGTTTCGGCAGGAAAAAACTCCAACGGCATCTTCCCCTCCAATGAAACAATGCAGGCCTATAAAAAAATCGGCAGCAAGGTCTTCCTTACTGCCGAATCAGGAACTGTCTTTTTTAAAACTGATGGCACCAACCTGACGACAACTACCTTCTTTTAA
- a CDS encoding type IV pilus twitching motility protein PilT: MAQIDAFFKLMNEQGASDLHLVSGQQPILRIRGDMEKVKYNTFDNDTLKALLYEIVTEDKIKQFEETGDVDFGYEIAGLARYRGNLFQQKYGIAAVFREIPSDILTCEQLGLPKVISKLSALPKGMVLVTGPTGSGKSTTLAAIVDQANKDRADHILTVEDPIEFVHKSQRCIVNHREVGLHTKSFSAALRGALREDPDIILVGEMRDLETISLAMEAAMTGHLVFGTLHTLNAAKTVDRVIEIFPSGQQAQVRSTLADALKAVVSQTLFKRVDIKGRCAALEILICTPAVRNLIREGKTFQIPSVMQTGKKYGMMTLDDAIMEHLEKGWISPESAYTNSIDKSKFVKFLKNPPTDFTEA; encoded by the coding sequence ATGGCACAGATTGATGCTTTTTTCAAGCTTATGAACGAACAAGGGGCTTCCGACCTTCATCTGGTGTCGGGGCAGCAGCCGATATTGCGTATTCGAGGCGATATGGAAAAGGTGAAATATAATACCTTCGACAATGATACCTTGAAGGCCTTGCTATACGAAATTGTTACCGAAGATAAAATTAAGCAGTTTGAGGAGACCGGCGATGTAGATTTTGGATACGAAATTGCTGGATTAGCCCGCTACAGGGGAAATCTCTTCCAGCAAAAATATGGGATTGCAGCTGTTTTCCGTGAAATACCAAGTGATATCCTGACCTGTGAGCAACTTGGTCTGCCGAAAGTTATCAGTAAGTTGTCCGCCCTGCCGAAAGGTATGGTGCTTGTGACCGGACCTACCGGTAGCGGTAAATCGACGACATTGGCTGCTATTGTTGATCAGGCCAATAAAGACAGGGCCGACCATATCCTGACGGTGGAAGACCCCATAGAGTTTGTCCATAAAAGCCAGCGGTGTATTGTTAATCACCGTGAAGTTGGCTTACATACCAAGAGTTTTTCGGCAGCGTTACGTGGCGCCCTCCGTGAAGATCCAGACATCATTCTGGTTGGCGAGATGAGGGATTTAGAGACGATCTCACTGGCCATGGAAGCTGCCATGACAGGACATCTGGTTTTTGGCACTTTGCATACCTTGAATGCCGCAAAAACTGTGGACAGGGTTATTGAGATATTCCCTTCAGGTCAGCAGGCCCAGGTGCGCTCAACCTTGGCCGATGCCTTAAAGGCTGTGGTTTCACAGACTCTATTTAAACGCGTTGATATCAAGGGGCGATGCGCAGCTCTTGAGATATTAATCTGTACGCCTGCTGTTCGAAATCTGATTCGTGAAGGGAAAACATTTCAGATACCATCTGTTATGCAGACCGGTAAGAAATATGGCATGATGACATTAGATGACGCTATTATGGAACATCTTGAGAAGGGCTGGATATCTCCCGAATCGGCTTATACAAATTCTATTGATAAATCAAAGTTTGTTAAGTTTTTAAAGAACCCGCCAACCGATTTTACCGAGGCCTGA